The stretch of DNA ACTAATAATTCATAAACTACCAACTCTAACTTAATACTGTCTCCGCGAATGCTTAAAACTTGTCCAGAAGGTAGCGCCGAATTACTTTCTCGATAAACTTGTAACTGAATATTAGATTGCTTCACTAGCAAGTCTACACGCTCAAGCGATCGCCTCAACAAACTAGCCACCGCAATCACTTCCACTGCATTGTGTAACCGCCACTGTTCCTGCTTCAGCAATAAATTAGTCGAGGCTAGAGCATTCCCAATCTGCCGTAAAAGCTGCTGATAGCGCAAAGTTGTCAAAGTATCCTTCTGTTCCTTCCCCGGTAAAGCCGCAGATTGGCTTAACTCTCCCAACTGCTTCACCCCCGACCCCACAGTACGATAAAGTTCCTCCAAACGGCGCTGTTTGTACCAATTGAGCCATTCCAATTCCTCTCGCTGTGATTCCAGTGTTGCTTGTACAGTCAAGTAGCGACGCGACCAAGCTAACTGAGCTGCCAAAATACTCAATAAATCCACCGAAAGTTCTGGCCAGGGACGACCTTGAGCATCGGCGGCTAAGACAATTCCCGTTGGTTCGTGTTCCGGGGCCGTCCGCAGCGCTACCACCAGAATTTGACTAATACCGGGACTGCGGAGCCACCGTTTAGTTGCCAGTGGTAAATCGCTCATATTCAGATGCAGCATTCCACTAGCTTTGAGAGCATTTTGAATCAAAAAATCTGTCTGAACTGGAATATCCACATTCAGATTCAGTGCAAACAAAGGACTAGCAGCAGCACTGGCGGCAATTTGTCCCTCTTTTGCCCCCGCAGTCCAGGTTATTAAAGCTACCAGAGGACAACCTACGGCCTCGGCAATGTGCTGAGTAAAGCTACGCTCTAGCTGCTTTTGAGGTATGTTTTCGCGTGAGTTTGATTCTCCTCCAGAGAATTGTTGCAGGAGTTGGTCTGAGTGTGCCTGCCACAAAATCGCTAAACCTGATTCTAGGGTTTGGTAAAATTTGTGTTGGTTTTGGATTTGTTGCTGAAGTTCCCACTGGTGGATAATTAGGCCGAGCTGTTGACTGGCGATCGCTACCAATTCTCGCTCAGATCGGTTCCAAGTTCGTGCCGCATCGTGACCAATAACCACCAAACCTTCCACAGAGTTTAAATTGGTATTTTCTTTTTCTTCCTTCTTCCTTCTTCCTTCTTCCTTCTTCCTTCCAGTGCTGCAAACCAAAAGCGATCGCGCCCCCTGTTCCCCCAAAGCATCTCGCCAAGCTGCCAATCGCTTGTCCTCTTCCCAATTTTCGATCGCCATTGGTTGGGCACTTTCTTCAAACACCTTAAGTTCTGACGCATCCAAAGCTTTCAAGGGAGACGCTAACTTGCGGCGATTGGGAGGTTGATTCTGCCAGATAATTTCAAACTGACCCCGATCCGGTTCCCGTAGCAGTAGCAAAAAGTGTTCGGCGCTGAGGCGATCGCATAATTTCTCGGATGTAGTTTTCAAAGTCTCCAACCAATCAGCATCACTATAAATAGCACGAGCCACCCCAGCAGTTAAATCGCGATCGAGTTCAACTTGTCGAATCTTATCCTCCATCTCCGACAGAGGAGCCGTCAGACCTACCAATTGAGCCGCACCCCGCAGATAACTTTTTTCATCTTCCTGCCAAATCCGAGGTTCATTCGCCTCCACCGCCAAAAAGCCCAAAAGCTCTGTTTCCAAGATAATCGGAGCCGCCAATAGGGAACGAGCGCGAATTTGCTGCATCAGTCGCCCCGTAACTTCGCTTCTGAGGGAACTGTGGGACTCTCCAATCCAGACAATTTGCTCGTTAGCAAGAGCCTGATAAAATCCCCCCAAATCTTGCACCGTGATCCCACTTGCTGGTCTGTTACCCGCTCCCAAACCGGGCGCAACCTGACGGTTACTGACTCTACGCCAGAAATAGCGCCGTTCGCGCTCGAACCAGTAAACATTCGTCCGTGCTGGTTCGATAAATTGGTGGGTTTGCTCGACTACTGCCTGTAGACAGCGATCGAGGGAGCGGATTTTGCCCAACTGCGAAATCAGCGTTAGCAGCGGTTCGTCGGGATGCCTCGCCTGTTGTCGCTGCCAATCTGCCTCGATTTGGTACAGCGCCGCCGCCAGCGCCCCAAAAATCACGCTCATCTGTGCTTTTTCCCCAGCTTTGGGTGACAAACCCCAGGTTTCAGAACCGAGCAAAACCACGCCGTAGCAGCGATCCTTGTAGCGGAGGGGGAAGATGATAGTACCCCGCACATCGAAGGTCTGAGCAGCTTTGCGCCATTCTCCCGC from Kamptonema formosum PCC 6407 encodes:
- a CDS encoding sensor histidine kinase, translated to MDEQQKQKDIEEQIISLERVLQTLREEENVDVLLEATLNYLQTEFEDYQVIWIGLYDRTGHRLFGKGGIVPKGEITFLKQRFTLNPGDLLEQVVIQLRPVSIPDLREETRAGEWRKAAQTFDVRGTIIFPLRYKDRCYGVVLLGSETWGLSPKAGEKAQMSVIFGALAAALYQIEADWQRQQARHPDEPLLTLISQLGKIRSLDRCLQAVVEQTHQFIEPARTNVYWFERERRYFWRRVSNRQVAPGLGAGNRPASGITVQDLGGFYQALANEQIVWIGESHSSLRSEVTGRLMQQIRARSLLAAPIILETELLGFLAVEANEPRIWQEDEKSYLRGAAQLVGLTAPLSEMEDKIRQVELDRDLTAGVARAIYSDADWLETLKTTSEKLCDRLSAEHFLLLLREPDRGQFEIIWQNQPPNRRKLASPLKALDASELKVFEESAQPMAIENWEEDKRLAAWRDALGEQGARSLLVCSTGRKKEEGRRKKEEKENTNLNSVEGLVVIGHDAARTWNRSERELVAIASQQLGLIIHQWELQQQIQNQHKFYQTLESGLAILWQAHSDQLLQQFSGGESNSRENIPQKQLERSFTQHIAEAVGCPLVALITWTAGAKEGQIAASAAASPLFALNLNVDIPVQTDFLIQNALKASGMLHLNMSDLPLATKRWLRSPGISQILVVALRTAPEHEPTGIVLAADAQGRPWPELSVDLLSILAAQLAWSRRYLTVQATLESQREELEWLNWYKQRRLEELYRTVGSGVKQLGELSQSAALPGKEQKDTLTTLRYQQLLRQIGNALASTNLLLKQEQWRLHNAVEVIAVASLLRRSLERVDLLVKQSNIQLQVYRESNSALPSGQVLSIRGDSIKLELVVYELLVIACRRSVSGGKIEIRCKRLDEQWLELAIADNGNVEPQLISDFNYSPSKTRPIVKVKKMFLASGSNLVRG